Proteins from one Fragaria vesca subsp. vesca linkage group LG6, FraVesHawaii_1.0, whole genome shotgun sequence genomic window:
- the LOC101307518 gene encoding zinc finger protein MAGPIE-like: MMSGDGYSLMPSAIEGFDHQLNPANPSQNQKSNPAVKKKRNLPGTPDPDAEVIALSPTTLMATNRFICEICNKGFQRDQNLQLHRRGHNLPWKLRQRTNKDVIKKKVYICPEKTCVHHDPSRALGDLTGIKKHFSRKHGEKKWKCEKCSKKYAVQSDWKAHSKTCGTREYKCDCGTLFSRKDSFITHRAFCDALTEESARLTSAAAAATNLNFGNDPSANNTMMNSQAVQDVSQISDFEKPSRLSFWMNQQPNNLNVIDMAAANSNNLYDMVQMGSATSLFGSNSMSNFGASTSISSANLSLSSPMGLKDQEGRNIKPNIISKPPSAPMSATALLQKAAQLGSTRSSNQSLPGSSAGVMTSPPSSNTLNFNRGSNELNQLFQPRNTTSSNLVSSLSCASNNSSLEQLMKFGGASSNAIDRQNSLTRDFLGVGGDNQAHNRQFLPHDLAKFGSAAMGLSPFTGNH; this comes from the exons ATGATGTCCGGTGATGGCTATTCACTTATGCCTTCTGCCATTGAAGGGTTCGATCATCAACTGAACCCAGCAAACCCTAGTCAGAATCAGAAATCCAATCCTGCTGTCAAGAAGAAGAGGAATCTACCAGGAACTCCAG ATCCAGATGCGGAGGTTATTGCCTTATCTCCCACCACACTTATGGCAACGAACAGATTCATCTGCGAGATATGCAACAAGGGTTTCCAAAGGGACCAGAACTTACAGCTTCATCGAAGAGGTCACAATCTTCCATGGAAACTGAGGCAAAGAACGAACAAGGATGTGATCAAGAAGAAGGTCTACATTTGCCCGGAGAAGACCTGCGTCCACCACGATCCTTCTAGAGCTCTCGGGGACCTCACCGGAATCAAGAAGCATTTCAGCAGGAAACACGGCGAGAAGAAGTGGAAGTGCGAGAAGTGTTCGAAGAAATACGCAGTTCAATCGGATTGGAAAGCTCACTCCAAGACGTGCGGGACTAGGGAGTACAAGTGTGACTGTGGAACTCTATTTTCCAG GAAAGATAGCTTCATCACACATCGAGCATTTTGTGATGCCCTAACTGAAGAGAGTGCTAGGCTCACTTCAGCTGCAGCAGCTGCTACAAATCTTAACTTCGGAAATGATCCTTCAGCAAACAACACCATGATGAATTCTCAAGCAGTTCAAGATGTTTCTCAAATCTCTGATTTCGAGAAGCCAAGCAGATTGTCGTTTTGGATGAACCAGCAGCCGAATAATCTCAATGTGATCGACATGGCAGCAGCAAATTCTAATAATCTTTATGATATGGTGCAAATGGGATCTGCCACTAGTCTTTTCGGGTCAAATTCCATGTCCAATTTCGGCGCCTCTACTTCAATAAGTTCGGCGAATCTCTCCTTATCATCACCAATGGGACTAAAAGATCAAGAAGGAAGAAATATCAAACCCAACATTATCAGCAAGCCACCGTCAGCGCCCATGTCAGCCACAGCGCTGCTGCAGAAAGCGGCGCAGTTAGGGTCTACTCGAAGCAGCAACCAGTCGCTTCCCGGCAGCAGCGCAGGCGTAATGACCTCGCCGCCTTCCTCGAACACATTGAACTTCAACAGAGGGTCGAATGAGCTTAACCAACTTTTTCAACCGAGGAATACTACTTCATCCAATCTGGTTAGCTCGTTAAGTTGTGCATCGAACAATTCTAGTCTCGAACAGCTAATGAAGTTCGGTGGCGCGAGTTCGAATGCGATTGATCGTCAGAATAGTCTAACCAGAGACTTCTTGGGCGTGGGAGGAGATAATCAAGCTCATAATAGGCAGTTCTTGCCACATGATCTAGCCAAGTTCGGCTCAGCTGCTATGGGATTGAGTCCATTCACTGGCAACCACTGA
- the LOC101309078 gene encoding NAC transcription factor 29-like, with translation MAEMEQTAIENHNLQLPAGFRFHPSDEELIVHYLKNKVTSSPLPATIITELDLYKYNPWELPPKALFGKEEWYFFTPRDRKYPNGTRPNRAAGLGYWKATGTDKHIFSSCGTKSIGVKKALVFYTGHPPKGVKTEWIMNEYRLLDTTIWSTTSKQKGSMRLDHWVLCRVRQKCNNMRNIWEDQNITPSYKLSGNFRQVVDEPCSKEASPSIEMVRSYLYKDYPMLPYMFASQKVLPTIKTTSSISFQDTTNGNEKSCSPTPVYHEANSNKINNGGQLLVSSLDSLINPLKRKTEGNDHPQRRCSVAPSKKICNRDYQMEEVSNGSMMNPWGLDNQLGADNLNVDQWSSIIQYQELSQLIGFPCN, from the exons ATGGCCGAGATGGAACAAACCGCTATTGAGAATCATAACCTTCAACTTCCAGCTGGGTTTCGATTTCACCCATCCGACGAAGAGCTTATCGTCCACTACTTGAAAAATAAAGTCACTTCATCTCCTCTACCAGCAACCATCATCACTGAATTGGACTTATACAAGTACAATCCATGGGAGCTACCTCCAAAGGCCTTGTTCGGAAAAGAGGAGTGGTATTTCTTCACTCCAAGGGATCGGAAATACCCGAATGGAACGAGGCCTAATAGGGCGGCTGGTTTGGGTTACTGGAAGGCTACAGGGACTGATAAGCATATTTTCAGTTCTTGTGGAACGAAGAGCATCGGGGTGAAGAAAGCACTTGTGTTCTATACCGGGCACCCTCCTAAAGGTGTTAAGACTGAGTGGATCATGAACGAGTATAGATTGCTTGACACCACGATTTGGAGTACTACTTCAAAGCAAAAAGGGTCTATGAGG TTGGATCATTGGGTTCTATGCCGGGTTCGACAGAAATGCAACAATATGAGGAACATCTGGGAAGATCAAAATATTACTCCTAGTTATAAACTATCTGGTAACTTTAGACAAGTGGTGGATGAACCATGTTCAAAGGAAGCAAGCCCTAGCATTGAAATGGTCAGGAGTTATCTATACAAAGACTATCCTATGTTGCCCTACATGTTTGCCTCTCAGAAAGTGCTTCCTACCATCAAAACCACTTCAAGCATAAGCTTTCAGGACACTACTAATGGAAATGAGAAATCTTGCAGCCCTACTCCTGTTTACCACGAGGCCAATTCGAATAAGATTAACAATGGCGGGCAACTTTTAGTTTCTTCCCTTGACAGTTTGATCAACCCACTGAAGAGAAAGACTGAAGGAAATGATCACCCTCAACGTCGGTGTTCGGTTGCACCAAGCAAGAAGATATGTAACAGGGATTATCAAATGGAGGAAGTAAGCAATGGATCCATGATGAATCCTTGGGGACTAGATAACCAGCTTGGAGCTGACAATCTTAATGTAGATCAATGGAGTTCCATAATCCAGTATCAAGAACTCAGTCAGTTAATCGGGTTTCCCTGCAACTGA
- the LOC101307231 gene encoding syntaxin-71-like, with product MSVIELLTRVEAICNKYDRYDIEKHKDSNVSGDDAFARLYASVDSDIEAALQKAELASKEKSRASAVALNAEIRRTKARLLEEVPKLQRLALKKVKGLSSEEFAARNDLAHALTDRIQDIPDGTPAAPKQSGGGWTASASRTEIKFDSSDGRFDNEFFQQTEESSQFRNEYEMRRMKQDQGLDVISEGLDTLKNMAGDMNEEFDRQVPLMDEIDSKVDKASSDLKNTNVRLKDTVNQLRSSRNFCIDIVLLIIILGIAAYLYNVLKK from the exons ATGAGCGTCATCGAGCTTCTGACGAGAGTCGAGGCGATCTGCAACAAGTACGACCGATACGACATCGAGAAGCACAAGGACTCCAACGTCTCCGGCGACGATGCCTTTGCTCGCCTCTACGCCTCCGTCGATTCCGACATTGAAGCCGCTCTTCAG AAAGCGGAGCTTGCTTCGAAAGAGAAGAGCAGGGCATCTGCAGTTGCTCTGAATGCCGAGATTCGACGGACCAAGGCTCGATTATTGGAAGAGGTTCCAAAGTTGCAGAGGTTGGCTCTAAAGAAG GTTAAGGGGCTTTCATCTGAAGAGTTTGCAGCTCGTAATGATTTGGCTCATGCATTGACAGATAGGATCCAGGATATACCAGATGGCACTCCGGCTGCTCCAAAACAAAGTGGAGGAGGTTGGACAGCTTCAGCTTCTCGTACTGAAATCAAGTTTGATTCCTCTG ATGGACGGTTTGATAATGAATTCTTTCAACAAACTGAGGAGTCCAGTCAATTCAGGAATGAGTATGAAATGCGGAGAATGAAGCAG GATCAAGGTTTGGATGTGATATCAGAAGGTTTGGATACGTTGAAAAATATGGCTGGTGATATGAACGAG GAATTTGATCGGCAAGTTCCTTTGATGGATGAGATTGACAGTAAG GTGGACAAGGCATCTTCTGACCTTAAGAATACTAATGTTAGATTGAAAGACACTGTCAACCAG CTGAGGTCCAGCCGGAATTTTTGCATTGATATTGTATTGCTGATTATCATTTTGGGCATTGCTGCCTATTTGTACAA TGTTTTGAAGAAGTGA